From Spiroplasma endosymbiont of Amphimallon solstitiale:
CTTATTGTAAAAAATCACTTATGTTTTTAAAAGAAAAATTTAAAGATAAAAATAATTATGAATTTATTATAGAAAAACCTATTAATGATAATGTAATTGCTGGAACACCAGATTTAGTTTATTTAAACCTGAATTGTAAATATAAATGGGACAGTTTTTTAAAATAATTGTATTAAATCTATTGGTCTTTTATAAGATAGTGATTTTCTGGGTGTAGAATTAATTTGAAATGCTATAGTATTTAAATCTTTTTGTTTATATGAAGATAGATCTGTAGATTTTGGTAAATATCTTCTTAAAATACCATTATTATTTTCATTTAAACCTCTTTGACAAGGTTTACTAGGATCTGCAAAATAAATCTTAACATTACAATTTTTTTCGATTAATTTTCATTTACTAAATTCTTTACCACGATCAAAAGTAATAGTTTTAACTGTTCCTTTTTGTAACTTTGAAATAAATTTTATTATACTTTTTGTAATATTTTCTGATTTATTATTTTTAGTTGCTAAAGGAATTGTGGTTTTTGATCATATATCAGCTAAAGTAATAATAGAACTTTTATGATCTTTACCAATGATAGTATCACCCTCTAAATGACCAAATTCTTCTATATTTTTAATATTAGGAATGATTAAATTTCTTTCATGAATAGACTTACAATTATTAATTCTGCCCCTAGTTTCTTTTTGTTTGTGAGGTTTATTTTTTCCTTTTCTCAATAAGTTATTTTCATCAAAACCCATTCGATTTGTTTTAAACATGTTATATAAAGTTTTTGTTGAAATACTTTTTATTTTATTTTCCTTTAAAAAATTAGCAATTATATCAAGAGCATAATTTTTCTTTAATTTTGTAGAAAAGTAATGATACATGATAAAGTGTTATTTTTAGAGAATTTTTACACTAAATAATGTTACTTTTAACAAATTTTTAATTAAAAATAATATTTTAAGTGTAAATTGATGAATAATTTTTGGTCATCCATACTTTTCTACATAATTAAAATAATTTTTAGTAATTAACAAATGATTAATAGTATTAATTTCTATTAAAGTTAAAATTATTAATTTTCTACCTGCATTTTGTTTATTTTTTTGAATTTTATTCAATATTTCTAATGGTAATAAGTTTTGATTTAATAATCTACAAACTCTATGTACAGTTGATTTACTATAATCAATGGCTTTTGCTATTTTACGAATCGAAAATCCATAACTTTTATATTCTTTTATTGCTATTATTGATTCAATAGTCAGATACTTATACATTGTGCTAATTCCTTTCTTTTCTTAATTATAGAATTAACACAATTTAATTTTTATATAAGTGTCCTTTTTAATTTTACAATTCAGGATGATAAAAAAATAGTAACTATAGAAGCATCAGAAATAAATTTTGATATTAATACTAAAAAACAATTGCAAAAAATCAGATATTTTTTAGATAAACATGATTGAAGTATTTATTTTTTTGAATTACAAAAATTGATGCATGAACAAATAATTAAATTATTAGATTGAAAAAATAAATCACTTAATTATAATTCTTACATTGAAATTTTAAATCAAAAATTAAGTTTTTATATTAATGATTTAAATATTGTAAAAAATTATAATGAAACCATTAAACAAATAAATTTATACCGTAATCTTTTATCAAAAGCTACGTCAATAATTCCTAGTAATACAATTGAATGAAATTTTATCAATGATTTAACTAAAAAATTAATAGCATGAAAATTATATTTTTCTTTAACAGAATTAATTAATTGTTTTAATTTGCTTTTAGATAAAAAAAATATATAATGTAAATATAAAATGTGTATATAGTTTTTAACCCATTGCTTTGTTTTATTAAAAGTAAATGGGTTTTATGCTTTTAAAAAGGAGTGAAAAACATGCCAAATACAAAGGAAAATCAAATTTGATTAGTTCAAGATAAAGTTGATTTTAAAACTTTAAAAGATAAAGTTATTTTTATAGAACAAAATTATTTATTAGATATTGATAATTCTATAAAATCAAAACTTAATAGCAATGGTGATAATGATAAACATATTGAATTTAATTCTGTTTTTGAAACTATTAATAATATAAAATTACAATTAAATTTATTACGAACTAATTTAAAACCTTTAAAAAAAAGAATTGTTAAAAATTTAGAAAGTAAAAAAATAAATTTTTTTAAAAATTTTGTGATTAGATTTTTTACTTTTGGAAAAATTAATAGAAACAGAGACATTAAAAATGAGATATCAAACTTTAATTTTAATTACCAATATATAAAAAATAAATGTGAAAATGTAGTTGAAAAATTAAATGATAAAGCAAATGAACTTTTATGTGAGATAGAAAAAAGACATTATGATATAAAAATAGAAAGAGACCAATTAAAACAATCAAATCGCAAACTTGAAACACTAATTGAAAGTGGGAAAGAAAAAATAAAACAATTAGAAAGTAACATGCAAGAAAATCGAAACAAAATTAGTAAATTAGAGCAAGAAAATCAAGAACATATGAATTTTATAGATAGTAAAAATATTAAATTTGATAGTCAATGTGTGACTTTAGAAAATATTATTAGAAGTCAAAAAGAAGAAATTGAATTTCATATGAAACAAAATCAAGAATTAAAACAAGAAATTAAATTAAGAGATTCTGGAATTGAAAGTGCTTCTGAGGTATTTGATTCAGATATAGATAGTTTTAATAAAGATAAAATAAATGTAGAACAAAACAAGCATATGACAAAAAAAAGAATTAAGGCACGAATTGTACAAATAAATTAATTCTTTGTAGATAACTCTTTTTGAAAAGAGTTATCTTTTTTTCTTTTATCTTTTGTTTTTTTTGAAAAAAATTTTATACTATTTGTGGATATTTTACAATGTAGAAAAAAATAATCTAAATTTTTTCTATTAAAAGGAGCATATTTTGTTATGGATAAAGAAGCAAAAGAAAAAGAAAAAAAATTATTACATGAAGCAAAACAACAAATTAGAAAACTTGATTTATTACTTGCTGAAAGCGAAAGACAAGCTGAGAGATTAAAAAACTTACAAGATTCAAAATCATCAGTAAGTAAATCTACTAAACTTTCTAAATCACCCAAAATGTAATTATTATTTGTTTTTAAATTAGAAAAGTATATAATAAAATCAAACTTAAAAATAAAAATGCAACAGACCTATTTACAAGATACCCTATTGCTGACAGGTTCCCTACTGAAGTCCAACCTGCATTTAAATTATATATTTTTTCATAATTTTTGGCAATGTTTAGTAATCTGTGTAACTTACAAAAATAACTATGTTTAATTAATTCTAGTAAATATAATTAAATGACTAGAAAGAGTGAGTTACAGATGGCTAAAAAACAAAATATTAATAATAATGATCCAATATCAAAGCAGTAGATTTATTATTAGAAAATACTTTTAATTATGTAGAAAAGTATGGATGACCAAAAATTATTCATCAATTTACACTTAAAATATTATTTTTAATTAAAAATTTGTTAAAAGTAACATTATTTAGTTTAAAAATTCTCTAAAAATAACACTTTATCATGTATCACTACTTTTCTAAAAAATTAAAGGAAAATACTGAAGATTTAACAACAGTTTTTAAAGAAGGGGGTTTATATAAAGAATTAACAAAACGTTTAGTTGAAAAAATGTTGAATTCTGAAATGCAAAATTATTTAGGATATGAAAAAAATCAACATAGTAATACTGAAAATGCTCGTAATGGTACAAGTTCAAAAAAATTAATAACTCAACAAGGTAAAATTGAGATTGATGTACCAAGAGATCGCAATAGTGATTTTACTCCTTTAATAGTTGCAAAAAGACAGCGAAGATTTGATGGTTTTGATCAACAAGTGCTTTCACTATATGCAAAAGGTATGACTCTATCTGACATTAGAATGCAGTTACAAGAGTTATATCATGGTGCTGATATTAGTGAAAGTGTTATTAGTCAAATTACTGATGATGTTATTGATGATGTCAAAGCATGACAAAATCGACCATTAGAAAGCGTTTATCCGATTGTTTATTTTGATTG
This genomic window contains:
- a CDS encoding IS30 family transposase — protein: MYHYFSTKLKKNYALDIIANFLKENKIKSISTKTLYNMFKTNRMGFDENNLLRKGKNKPHKQKETRGRINNCKSIHERNLIIPNIKNIEEFGHLEGDTIIGKDHKSSIITLADIWSKTTIPLATKNNKSENITKSIIKFISKLQKGTVKTITFDRGKEFSKWKLIEKNCNVKIYFADPSKPCQRGLNENNNGILRRYLPKSTDLSSYKQKDLNTIAFQINSTPRKSLSYKRPIDLIQLF